The nucleotide window GATTTTCATGTGATAGAAACTTATGCCTCACGCAGAAAACGGCATTATGGGCGAGAACTCTGTCAACGGGGAGGCTATCCACTCCCAATTCCTCGATGTAAGTTACCCTTATGCACGATTGCCGATCGCTTCTAACATGCGCTAATCTCTATTTCCTTTGGTAGCACCTGACATCCTATCCTGTTGTCTCCGACTCTATCACCGTCATCAAGACCAACAAGTACGCCGCGAAGTCTCTGGAATATGCCGACCAAGGCTACTCTCGCTTAGCCAAGCCGTTCCTCCCTTACTTCTCCAAGCCGTATGGCTTCGTTGCTCCGTATGTCGCGCGCGTAGATACTCTTGGAGACAAAGGCCTGAGCAAGGTTGATGAAACATTCCCATTTATCAGAGATGATACAACCACGCTCAAGGGATCGATCAAAGACGGTGTCTCATTCCCAGTGCGATTCGTTTATGACCTAAAGGGTCATGTTTTTGACACTTACAGTTCTGAGTACAAGAAGTGTGGCGGGGACGGAATGGTTGCGAGCGGCAAGGCCGTCATCACCACCGGGTTGGTGCTGTCGCAGGAGTCGCTAGCCTATATCAGCTCCTTGCTtcaggccaagaaggcccAAGTTAAGGATGCAGTCAACGAGAAGACTGACAACTAAACTCTTGCAACTGTTAAATCTCTATCTTTGTTTCAGCTGGTCTGTTGTCTTGCGATGAGGTAATTCTTTTGCGTGTTTGTCGTTTAGATCGTTTTGCTCTGGGAGGCCTGTCTCCTTTATTCGGTTTGTCTTGGACATAGGCGGTTCCGTTCAATTCTCCACGTGCTCATGCGGCTTGCATTGGATACATACACAGGCTTGGTAATGGTAGCTAGGGATTAATTGACTTTCATGAAATGTCCGTGCCAGAGGTCTGTGGCAGATCAGTAACAAAACAGCAAAAAAGTATTAGGACAAAAAGAtctccccgactgggagtcgaacccaGGTCTCCCGCGCTTGTTCCTGGAAAGGATTGACAAGCGGAAATCATGACCGTTAGACCATCGAGGATTTGATATATTATCCACGTAATATTTTGACTACATAAAGCTAGAGCCGGCAGTGGGAGTTGTAGCTGCTTTCGGACCGGTTAGGGCCTCTGAAGTGGGGCGGTTGTTACCATCTATCTACCCAGGTACGAGTAGATATGTAGTTTGGTTCTGGGTTGCAGTTATTTTTGGGAATTCCGGTTGTTAGTcggatgtggatggttgCTGTTGGTAGGGTATATAGCAcaggggttggttggtagtGGGAGAAATATCGGGGAGTTTAATGTATTGGACTGGGTATCTATCCTGACGGAGCGTCGTCGGCGGTATGATGTAGATAagtttgattgatttggAAGTGGAGAGTTGTTGTGGGATTGCTATGTTTTATGTAGTATTTGTGCGTGTGGGTAGGCCTCAGTACTTATTACATTGCCTGTCAGAAGTATAAGCAATGGATGGTTGTAATTGACTTATGTATATGTCTGTATACTTGAGCTGTCGCGAATCTTCACTACTTCTAAGATTCTATTAGCACCTGC belongs to Aspergillus luchuensis IFO 4308 DNA, chromosome 3, nearly complete sequence and includes:
- a CDS encoding putative pathogenesis associated protein Cap20 (COG:S;~EggNog:ENOG410PPWZ;~InterPro:IPR037445), which encodes MGENSVNGEAIHSQFLDHLTSYPVVSDSITVIKTNKYAAKSLEYADQGYSRLAKPFLPYFSKPYGFVAPYVARVDTLGDKGLSKVDETFPFIRDDTTTLKGSIKDGVSFPVRFVYDLKGHVFDTYSSEYKKCGGDGMVASGKAVITTGLVLSQESLAYISSLLQAKKAQVKDAVNEKTDN